One Calliopsis andreniformis isolate RMS-2024a chromosome 9, iyCalAndr_principal, whole genome shotgun sequence genomic window carries:
- the Ninab gene encoding neither inactivation nor afterpotential B: MSEFENSKNLGETVSTLVDHSIASLFPLTDSEDCFKSTESGAKGEKDNYYPNCDSSVWIRSCEKEVPEPLPGKLIGKIPPWLKGTLLRNGPGSLKVGEYTFNHLFDSSALLHRFAIANGEVTYQCKFVQTDVYKKNTAAQRIVVTEFGTKAVPDPCKSIFQRVAAVFNTSDDSDNSMISVYPFGDEYYTFSEAGIIHRIDPETLDTKARVKVSDYVGIVNHTSHPHIMNDGTVYNTGLSVTPRGPMYNVVCFSPSRITIDDFGEEKKLSMFDQATIVASIPSRWLLNPAYMHTFGITENYFIIIEQPLAVSLPTLLSCKVKQEPMCAILKWHENENTLIHVVSRDTGLLEGTFVAEPFFYLHIINQFETRNRDYIVLDICCYRDAKMLNCLFVDAMKDMHKNPDYAKMFRGRPLRFVMPMKRPESNVPLDQNLVTVKTVNQALEAFEDVSDSSEDEDVKENPSVNKNSGNTNKTSKNDHRNILQRRATAHRLPNGNIFVKPELLCDLGCETPRLNYDSYLGREYRYFYAISSDVDLENPGTIIKVDILKKTKKTWCEKNVYPSEPIFVPNPNGKTEDDGVVLSAIVWSDKETQVGLLVLDSVTFKEIARVTFDTPGPVPKCLHGWFTLDK, translated from the exons ATGTCGGAATTTGAGAATTCGAAAAATCTAGGCGAGACGGTTTCGACTCTTGTGGACCACAGCATCGCCAGCTTGTTTCCG CTGACAGATAGTGAAGACTGTTTTAAATCCACCGAGAGTGGGGCCAAGGGGGAGAAAGATAATTACTACCCCAACTGTGATTCTTCCGTATGGATAAGGTCCTGCGAGAAGGAAGTGCCAGAACCGCTGCCTGGCAAGCTGATCGGGAAGATACCCCCTTGGTTAAAAGGTACTTTGCTGAGGAATGGACCAGGAAGCTTGAAAGTAGGGGAATACACCTTTAACCACCTGTTCGATAGCTCCGCCTTGTTGCATCG ATTCGCGATCGCCAATGGAGAGGTCACTTATCAATGCAAATTCGTGCAGACGGATGTCTATAAGAAGAACACCGCTGCTCAGAGAATAGTGGTCACTGAATTCGGTACTAAAGCTGTTCCAGACCCATGCAAGAGTATTTTCCAAAG GGTTGCAGCAGTGTTCAACACGAGTGACGACTCCGATAACTCGATGATCTCTGTCTACCCATTTGGCGACGAGTACTACACGTTCTCAGAAGCGGGAATAATTCATCGTATCGATCCAGAAACTTTGGATACTAAAGCCAGG GTCAAAGTGTCTGATTATGTGGGAATTGTGAATCACACGTCCCACCCTCACATAATGAATGATGGCACAGTTTACAACACGGGGTTGAGCGTGACGCCACGTGGACCAATGTATAATGTCGTGTGTTTCTCGCCCAGTCGCATCACTATTG ACGATTTTGGGGAAGAGAAGAAGCTATCCATGTTCGACCAGGCTACCATAGTCGCTAGCATTCCATCTAGATGGCTGTTAAATCCTGCATACATGCACACTTTTGGTATCACTGAGAACTACTTCATAATTATCGAACAACCTTTAGCAGTCTCCTTGCCTACTTTACTATCCTGTAAAGTGAAGCAGGAACCAATGTGTGCTATTTTGAAGTGGCATGAGAACGAGAAC ACTCTTATCCACGTGGTTTCAAGGGATACAGGATTGCTGGAGGGGACCTTCGTTGCTGAACCATTCTTCTACCTCCATATTATTAATCAATTTGAAACACGTAATCGTGATTACATAGTGCTGGATATTTGCTGTTATCGTGATGCAAAAATGTTGAACTGCCTCTTTGTGGATGCAATGAAG GACATGCATAAGAATCCTGATTATGCAAAAATGTTTCGGGGCAGACCTTTACGGTTCGTGATGCCCATGAAACGTCCAGAATCGAACGTACCCCTAGATCAGAATCTAGTCACTGTAAAGACTGTGAATCAGGCTTTAGAAGCGTTCGAGGATGTGTCTGATtcttctgaggatgaggatgtaAAAGAAAATCCTTCAGTAAACAAGAACTCTGGGAATACCAACAAGACTAGCAAGAATGATCACAGAAATATTCTTCAGCGACGAGCAACTGCTCACAGACTCCCTAATGGTAATATTTTCGTAAAACCAGAGCTTCTTTGCGACTTGGGCTGTGAAACTCCACGACTTAATTATGATTCCTATCTTGGAAGAGAGTATCGCTATTTTTACGCAATTTCTAGTGACGTGGACTTGGAAAATCCTGGAACA ATTATCAAAGTGGATATCTTGAAGAAGACTAAAAAGACTTGGTGTGAGAAGAACGTATATCCTAGTGAGCCCATTTTTGTACCAAATCCAAATGGCAAG ACTGAAGACGACGGTGTGGTGTTAAGCGCAATCGTGTGGTCAGACAAGGAAACACAGGTGGGACTGCTGGTTCTGGACAGCGTGACATTCAAAGAAATCGCCAGAGTTACCTTCGACACTCCTGGTCCGGTGCCAAAGTGTTTACACGGCTGGTTTACCTTGGACAAATAG